One part of the Edaphobacter acidisoli genome encodes these proteins:
- the xseA gene encoding exodeoxyribonuclease VII large subunit, giving the protein MAKREDNPPTLANLRSRRGKAKPAQSISASSEQSQASLFSAEIVESLEPVAKPARNDRSEAIAPAPADPVAPLTERHIWSVRALVANMRQLVETTFTDLWVEGEISNCRPAPSGHLYFTLKDGESQLSVVLFRRQTVLLRFRPADGLAVLVRGRISVYEGRGQLQLIAETMEPRGAGALQLAFEQLKARLLAEGLFDAERKRPLPAFPHRIGVITSPSGAVIRDIVTVGRRHHARLNLLVYPAAMQGETCSATVAAGVRWFNAHASLVDVIVIARGGGSAEDLAGFNDETLARTIAASTIPVVSAIGHETDFTIADFVADLRAPTPSAAAELVTVAHHRIEERIDSLLARVLRAGRFHLMHARQRYAKLSADSVLMRLHDAVDRREQRIDELRMRLDSASRRHMQAPSRRLAVLTERLRRQNISLRIAIAHRRLEKASSHLNRIATQEFAINRTRIDRATTRLEALSPLAVLSRGYALIYAEDGTLLRSAGDTNAGRQVHARLGTGSLDARVMATHVMEKTER; this is encoded by the coding sequence GTGGCCAAACGTGAAGACAATCCGCCTACACTGGCCAACCTACGGTCACGCCGCGGCAAAGCGAAGCCAGCCCAAAGCATCTCGGCGTCCAGCGAGCAGAGCCAGGCAAGCCTCTTCTCTGCAGAGATCGTCGAATCCCTAGAGCCAGTCGCAAAGCCAGCGCGAAATGATCGATCAGAAGCGATTGCGCCTGCTCCGGCAGATCCAGTAGCTCCCCTCACTGAGCGCCATATCTGGAGCGTGCGCGCTCTCGTTGCCAACATGCGCCAGTTGGTCGAAACCACCTTTACCGACCTATGGGTTGAAGGCGAAATCTCCAACTGCAGACCTGCGCCATCCGGCCATCTCTACTTCACGCTCAAGGATGGAGAATCCCAGCTCTCAGTTGTGTTGTTCCGCCGCCAGACTGTGCTTCTACGCTTCCGCCCCGCAGATGGCCTCGCTGTTCTCGTACGCGGCCGTATCTCGGTCTACGAAGGCCGCGGTCAATTACAACTCATCGCCGAGACGATGGAGCCGCGCGGAGCAGGCGCACTGCAGCTTGCGTTCGAACAGCTCAAAGCACGCCTGCTTGCCGAAGGACTCTTCGACGCCGAGCGCAAGCGCCCGCTGCCAGCATTCCCGCACCGCATCGGAGTCATCACATCACCCTCCGGGGCAGTCATCCGCGACATCGTCACCGTAGGACGCCGCCATCACGCACGTCTGAACCTGCTCGTCTATCCCGCTGCTATGCAGGGTGAAACATGTAGCGCGACAGTCGCCGCAGGGGTGCGCTGGTTCAATGCACACGCGTCGTTGGTCGACGTCATTGTCATCGCTCGCGGCGGTGGCTCGGCGGAAGATCTCGCCGGTTTCAACGACGAAACACTAGCCCGCACCATTGCAGCGTCGACAATTCCAGTAGTTTCCGCCATTGGCCACGAGACAGATTTCACCATCGCCGACTTTGTCGCCGATTTGCGCGCGCCTACTCCATCAGCTGCCGCAGAGCTCGTTACCGTCGCGCATCATCGTATCGAAGAGCGCATCGACTCACTCCTCGCACGTGTTCTTCGCGCTGGCCGCTTCCATCTCATGCATGCGCGACAGCGTTACGCAAAGCTGTCAGCCGATTCTGTCCTCATGCGTTTGCATGACGCCGTCGACCGCCGTGAGCAACGAATCGACGAGCTACGCATGCGTCTCGACTCTGCCTCGCGCCGTCACATGCAAGCCCCATCGCGACGCCTTGCCGTGCTTACTGAACGGCTTCGTCGCCAGAACATTTCGTTGCGCATCGCTATTGCTCATCGCCGTCTGGAAAAGGCGAGTAGTCACCTCAATCGTATCGCGACACAGGAATTTGCCATAAACCGCACGCGCATCGATCGTGCTACCACACGGCTTGAAGCTCTCTCGCCACTAGCAGTGCTTTCGCGTGGCTACGCTCTCATTTACGCTGAAGATGGCACTCTGTTGCGCTCAGCAGGAGACACCAACGCCGGACGCCAAGTCCACGCCCGCCTGGGCACAGGCTCGCTCGATGCCCGGGTCATGGCTACACATGTTATGGAGAAGACTGAACGATGA